atatCGCATTCAACAAGGTGGCTTGTCATATGTGATCTTCatcggcttccgacacgtcggaagggaggaGCCCAAGCGATAACTTACCCTACAAATTATTCGCCCATTTTTTGCGGGGGAAACGTGCACACAGGCGCACTTCTAACTCGAGAGCTGGGGATGCTTGCCCCATTTTCTTATCAAATGAGGTAACATTTTATGAACGGATATTTAGCGAATGGGAGATTGGATACTGGGAATGAAATTCGCTAGttttcatcatcatatcagcccatATCCTGATTTTAACCCGTTAAAgtaatgtagtgcataattattttctatcgtattttcacggaaatgtACGAACGTGTcctgctatttcagtcagtctctgtacaaaaagtactaaggttgactgaagtagcatgacaaatatgaCCGTTTCtgaaaaatacgatggaaaacaattatgaacTACATCTGTAATTAGAAAAAgaagattttattttttaatttttttttatttcaaaacaagtTATACAGCATAACAGTATAAATACCAAACCATTAAGATAAGAACCAATAAGATAATAGATTGTGTTCATATTTAAATTGACGCTTTATTACAGAGACATGTCCCTCATACCGATACTCCACGAAACGACCCCCATTATCAACCAAAGCACAACAGTCGTGGCATACGTCCGCGAGGACGCGAAATTATTCAAGATGGCCGACTTGAAGGGAACGCGCGCCGCTTTCCCGCGCTTCGACGGCCTGGCTTGGCATTCCGTACTACGGTACCTTGCGAACATagaaaaaaatacttgtaaAGACATCTTGAATGGATTctttaaaagtatttgtgcgCCGGGTGTAGAAGAATATGTAAAAGATAGTAAGAAGGGGACAGAGGGGTGTGTTGTGGAGGAGGAGAAGGCGGTGGAGGGGGAGTGGGGGGCGCTGCGGTCGTTAGTGGAGGGGAAGAGTGACGTCGCGTTTTTGAGCATGGCTACGTATAACCAATATGTTGGtaagttattttaattatatttttattatgtagttCTTATAACCACTTGTGAACCGTgccttatatttttttgttacataTTTCAATTTAAGATGAACTTTTATGATTTTAATCCATTTCAATGTTTTGAAGACAAGTGTATTTCATACACTGCCACcaaaataagttttaaattcttaaaaggccctccacactcgcgccactattcgcgcacgagtgtggagggggcttcgGAATTGAAAATTATTCTACCCAGTCGTATTTGTAGCTACtctttaacctaacctaactttttCAGCCAAACAAATCCCGGAACCGTGGGTAAAAGAGGTCAAAATCAAACCCATTTGCGCCGAAGACAACGACAAATACTGCTTCATATCCTGGTCCAACATCGGCCATGTTTTCGCCAAAAACACCACGGCGATGCGCCGCCAAGAAATCATCAACGTAATGACGAAATTAGACCAATTATTTGGCAAACATAACCCGAACCAAGCGTCAGCAGTCATGTTTTCGCTCTACGGGCCTTATAATCATCAGAATAATATCTTATTCCACGACAACACTAAAGCTTTGGCAACGAGCGATGTTTTGCGAACGCATCCGTTCGATAAAGTGCCGCTCAATTTTGAACGCAGCTTAACGAACATTGACAGCTGTCATGTGTCAGATTTGACAGGTGCCGCCGGTAGTGCTGTGCCGAAGATGGTGTTGATTGCGTCGATGGTTAGTGTGTTGTTTTTGTAACTGAATGATGTGGAATTGTGTTTAGATTTAAGATAGAAATGTTTGACGATGAAGTAGGAAACGTATTAAATCATGTACtggaaagaaaataaaataattgtgatattattatctttatcttatcttatcacttTGTAACTGATCCACATTATCATTTGGTAGTATTAGATgaaaagattatttatttatttatttttattattattcaagtaAAATTAATCTTATACTAAGTAATCATGGTCACCCTATGACTTTTGATATACCTGTATGAAAAGCGACAAGACGTCACATTGAGTAGGGTGACCACATTGTATGCGTAACATGTTTTTTCTACTTATCATCTGAAAAATAATCATGATCAATATTGGTGATACTGATAAAGAATAATTACCAACATCATTAGGCTTATCTTTGAATTATATATGTTGTCTTGTTCTCTTGCCCCACGCCCCGATATGattttattacacaaaaaaggTGTTCTCTAAACGGATGAGTGTTTAATCAGaaaatttggttttatgagcatttcttttattttttgccattcttatatattgtgaccttttctGCCACTTTTGCGTTATTtgtagtcaggatcgcgagcccttttcatccttataggagaaaaagtgtcctaaaatttccatacatttttcaaactttcctttttgttaccgccatacaaagaatatggggaaatggtaacacaatagggaaaaaactctgggacatttttttatcccattaggatcgaaagagctcgtgattctgagcagaaataacacaaaagtggcaaaaaaggtcccAATATatgaaaatggcaaaaaataaaggaAACGCTCTTATATAgcccttgaagatcgctcacgctgattcgTGCATGCGAAGGAAGTGGAAGTCGTGAGACCCAATCACCAAGACTATTTGACGATAGTCAAAGCAAACCCAGTCATATCAGAACCAGTTTTTAACcataacaatttttttagttAGAATCGAAACTTTGGATGTGTTCCGGAAAGTCGTGAACCTCCAAAGTAAAACAAAAttggaatttaaaataaaaaggctATGGAATTCAGTATATCAACGTACGTTATTTACGTAGTTAGTACACGTGTAAgttatataaatacattttaatatgaTAACGTTTGCAATGCCAAgggtaataaataaaagtattaaaaaaaaaaggattttttacactgttacatttttgttatatctgCTATAGTAATAAATCAAACCGATTAGTATAGATTATTACATAATTtctgtcatttttagggttccgtagccaaatggcaaaaaacggaacccttatagattcgtcatgtctgtctgtctgtccgtctgtccgtctgtccgtctgtccgtctgtccgtccgtatgtcacagccacttttctccgaaactataagaactatactgttgaaacttggtaagtagatgtattctgtgaaccgcattaagattttcacacaaaaatagaaaaaaaacaaatttttggggttccccatacttcgaactgaaactcaaaattttttttttcatcaaacccatacgtgtggggtatctatggataggtcttcaaaaatgatattgaggtttctaatatcatttttttctaaactgaatagtttgcgcgagagacacttccaaagtggtaaaatgtgtgtcccccccactgtaacttctaaaataagagaatgataaaactaaaaaaaatatatgatgtacattaccatgtaaacttccaccgaaaattggtttgaacgagatctagtaagtagttttttttttatacgtcataaatcgcctaaatacggaacccttcatgggcgagtccgactcgcacttggccgctttttaaatattttattctatATTTAGCAGGGTTTTTCAATTGCAAGAAAATTATTCTCTGGTGTTTCGCTTAAATATACGAGACAATAtctaataattatatgtataggtaattggtccagtagtttcggagaaaataggctgtgacagacggacagacagaggcacgagtgatcctataagggttccgttttttcgttttgaggtacggaaccctaaaaacattaaATGCGCGtgtatttaaacaaatataaaaactattAGCCGCTTTAAACTTTACAAACAAAACATGTACGTCCAACTTGTCTGTTTTCTCTGTGTTGTTACCGACGTTCTGAGCTCGTCTGTTTCCGCGGCTCGGCATGTTCCAAAACCGACTTACTGTCATTCAAATATAGAAGATGTTCCGCATTTTGATTGGAGGGAATGCGGCGGGGTAAGTCCGGTGAAGGACCAAGGTCATTCGTGTTCTTCTTGCTGGGCCTTTAGTGCTATTGGTAAGTCTGTTTTTAATATACCACCATAAATATAATACATTGGACGGTTAATTACGACTCTAATACTTCTATTagggtatttattattttcctactagtcaaatcagttacttttttagaactgtcaaaattacatcgtgacgtcacggtcaactcacctactttctatatttctatccgatttattaaatagaacttgtgttttaaaataactCCTGTGTTtttaaagctggtcaaccaaatcttgtcagtaaaaaaaggcgcgaaattcaaattttctaagggacgacatcccttcgcgcctacatttttcaaatttgccgcctttttctactgtcaagatctggttgaccaagtattcAATAATTATagggtgctttatttcatgcatagtgtgaaataatttattttatgcttattcCTAAAGCTGGCCATACACATTAGATTAGGGTATGCCTGCGCAGTTTTGCCCGTACAGTTCAACACAGGCACACCCTAGTATCTATGGCCAGCATTAGGACTACGACGTTGGAATAATAATCTCACTTAACAGAAGTACTTATTTAAGATCATTTTGGACCATTGTTGAGAGCTTTTGGACTTTAATTTGGGTggttttaaggatgactcacgttaggccgggccgtgtccgggccggagcttccgttccggagcttcgttttctatggaaagcatcacttgatcacctgtcatctgtcatagaaaagtacgcgccagaagctccggcccggacacggcccggtctaacgtgagtcacctTTTAagtcccactgattaccagtccgcggacgatatcggcctgtcagttagaaccaaAAGTTgccagttccgaacaactgacaggccgataccgtccgacggactggtaatcagtgggtcccttttaCGTTGTATTAAAGGCACAACTTAACAAATAATTAAGACATAACCAATTTTCAGCAAATATCGAGAGTCAGTTTTGGATGCAAGGTCGCCACTACATCCTTTCAGAGCAGTTCCTATTAGATTGCAACACTATGAATGCCGATTGCAATCACACGGTCAGCGTTGTCCACACTTTTGCGTAAGTATTGCTGTTTGAGGAGTTATTGATGCCTTACAAGATTCTATTTGGCTCTGAGATAGTATAGTTACAAGCAGCATAGGTACATGCcgttaaaaaacaagaaattaaaTCAGACATAATATGTACAGACGAGAACCGAATGAATTGTCTCACGTTAATgccactcaaaaataaagttacatcttatcttataactttaaacgagcaattcttgtatatttatttatctacatatatttgtatgtatatttcggggatctcgggagcGGCTCTAACTATTTCGATGAACTttgctatatgagggttttcggaggcgaaaaatcgatctagctaggttttatctctaggaaaacgcgcaaatttgagtttttatatgttttccgagcaaagctcggtctcccagatattaggtacttatataacatATCTTCCGGTCTCCACAAACAGTacttcacgagtatgacgcgtatctcggCCATTGCCTCCCTCGGGctgtattaaatataaataaaaataaataaataaataaataaattcagtgGGATACAACATTTGTGCTGGTATGTTACATATAACATAATGCGTTCGTCACGGATAgtcaaataaaatgttaaacCCTTTAAAATTGAATATCCCTTAATACAATGAAATACaagtatgtaaaaatataataaaaacaattcatTCATTAAACATTGTTTCAGTGATATAATAACGAATCTCGGCGGTGTGCCGTTCGAGTCACACTACCGGCCTTACAGTGGATCAAAGTGGCATTGTCCGCAGCACAAGCCTCGGTTGGTAAACGTGATTGGGCTGAAGCGACTCAGGCCAGGAGATGAGGATGCAATGGTCCAAGCTTTAAGGGAAAATGGGCCTCTTTCTGCTGGTaatgataaagataagataaaaaagataGGGGTCTcttattgtttcccaaatagttttaagtcataatgtattgtttgcccgcattttcgttagttttaatttatttatttggttccaaacgcgtcacttttcaggattgccataaaacaaacctaacctaacccatctataggataaccttacgaaaatcctgaaaagttaacggtttcagttttatgactaactagcgacccgccccggcttcgcacgggtatttagttcaacgaatttacacaaaacctttacaaattatacaccttcctcaagaatcactctattgataggtgaatatcgtatgaaaatccgtacagtaggtatatagtttttgagtttatcgcgaacatacagacagagacagacgcggcggtggacttttataatatgtattgatgatTGATGatcataatatgacaaacaatactatGACTTAAATCTTTATGGGAAAAAACAGGACCCCAAAAGATagtattcaagtaggcatattacaatgcgcgtatgaacgtcaaataaagctacaccggctccaaccctacacctctgcctaaAGGTacctaaaggttgactggtagagaatgcttttggcattaagtccgccttttgtacgataagtttttcttttgtgcaatgtttaaataaataaataaattatggaaaatagttttacataatttgatgtatatttacCATAGCTCTATGCTTccacgtttgatttttttatcaaaaattcCTTGTTAAGTGGGGCCTTGAATATTTTAACATGCAACATATTAAACTGAAACATAGAAAAGCCATTACTTAAATTCTACAACGAAGTTTAAAAGTTTCGGATAAATTTGTGTacaggtgaaaaagtggattcacccagggcccctattcgagatgtacaactgtcagatttcgcgtccacttcaattcaacagttgaagGAATCgcaagttcatcaagtgcggataatatgtcatttggtacaaccaataattcaacaaatatcaactttgttttattattttattactttaaggtttataatggtttggtttggttgtcaccgaACTGTGGAttgttaatgtcaaattttgacacaggattgttccgattcaacgggagttcaacacCTGACACGAGTCAAAAATCgcttgtcgaataaggccccaggaAGCTACCCCAACGAGTTCTAGCACCTCTGAGTATTTTTTGGTAACTTACAGGTATTAACGACAAAATGATGTTAAGCCCTCGCGGCTCTACAGATATAGATGAACCCACGGAGGATCAGTGCCCGCCGGAAGGTCGGAACCACGCTGTCCTTATAGTTGGCTACAGCGTCGCTTATAGTaagtttctatttttttttatacctatttttttttggctaaaaacttaaaacctatgttatacctacatgtattaGTACTTATATTAACATTAAAACCAAGTAATCAAAAGTTAGAACAAACCTACCTACCTgttgttctaccttagaggtggccaaggggcgccataagccttcaggaagaagtgcatatacttggaaaaattcgacctatgccgctgtggcccgatggcggaatggcacaggcacctgccgcgatagcagaggacgctggttcgattccagcctggggcactggaggccttggtcactttttcttagtaggtaattactaggtatatgacatttatttaagtttataatcaAAAGTTATCGGGCCTAATATCGGCTTCTTTGCTTTAACCAAGTGTAAAAAAATGCGTCATTGCGTGATTTTCTGGAATGCCCCTTTCAACCTCACTAagtaaaaatttcaattgtttttttaataggtcCTGATGGTCGAACGGTGCCATATTGGATCATCAAGAACTCTTGGGGGACGGACTGGCCGCAAGGGGACCAGGGGTACTACTACCTCCGCCGAGGGACCAACGCCTGCGGCATCGCCATGGACGTGTCTTACGCTAATGTTGCAGTAGATTAACTCGTGGGGGGGAGGCCTGGGGAGGGGGGGGAGGGGTATTACTACCTCCGTCGCGGGACCAACGCCTGCGGCATAACCATGGACGTGTCTTACGCTAATGTTGCAGTAGATTAACTCGTGGGGGGGAGGCCTGGGgagggggggggaggggtatTACTACCTCTGTCGCGGGACCAACGCCTGTGGCATAGCCATGGACGTGTCTTACGCTAATGTTGCAGTAGATTTACTCGTGGGGGGAGGCCTGGGGAGGGGGGGGAGGGGTATTACTACCTCCGTCGCGGGACCAACGCCTGCGGCATAGCCATGGACGTGTCTTACGCTAATGTTGCAGTAGATTAACTCGTGGGGGGAGGCCTGGGGAGGGGGGGGAGGGGTATTACTACCTCCGTCGCGGGACCAACGCCTGCGGCATAGCCATGGACGTGTCTTACGCTAATGTTGCAGTAGATTAACTCGTGGGGGGAGGGCTGAGGGGAGGTGGGGTATTACTACCCCTGCGGCATCGCCATAGACGTGTCTTACGCTAATGTTGCAATAttgcaataatatatatagatatagccCTTAGGCGAATGCTGTGGAATATACATTTTTCTAttattaagtgtaaggcctgagtggacgctcttgttgggcgtgcagcggggcggggcgtgcggtgtgcatgttaagcaaatgcaagcgtataggagcggccttagtgcacgctgctcacatcacgcgtgagcccgacgccacgctgcacgccccgccggacgctcgagcgtccactcaggccttacacttagacttttaaatgaaaaacctacatacatacacctTGTTTTTATTTCTAAGATACTAAATTCAACACTAGGGTTTACTacgctttaaaaataatttacaaataaCCACCACGCACAGAGCCATTGATATTAAATGTAAGTATACAGGTATCATTATAGAACCTGttccaaaaaaattacaagagTCAATAGATAACCTTACCTACAAGCTTAAATAGAAACCTTACCTAAATAGGCTCGGCCTATAAATGTGAAAGTTATTTAAAAGTTTAGGCATGCCTCCATCTCCAAAAGATGACTTcggatttcgataaaatttgtcAGGACAGGATTTCAGTTCTACCTCTAGTCTAGTCTTATGTAGCCTTAGACTTCATATTTTACGCTAGTACCTAACCAATaacttaagaataagaataagaatcttATGTAACTTaatagggaccgtgcgcgttggagtgtctgccaccttgtggcctgaatcggaaacatatgtgcacatgtacattgccaaagccagtgctaccatctaccattctcgtcggtatgtttccttgtgcatattaggttctgccatcttgt
The DNA window shown above is from Cydia amplana chromosome 25, ilCydAmpl1.1, whole genome shotgun sequence and carries:
- the LOC134659831 gene encoding putative cysteine proteinase CG12163, with protein sequence MQGRHYILSEQFLLDCNTMNADCNHTVSVVHTFADIITNLGGVPFESHYRPYSGSKWHCPQHKPRLVNVIGLKRLRPGDEDAMVQALRENGPLSAGINDKMMLSPRGSTDIDEPTEDQCPPEGRNHAVLIVGYSVAYSPDGRTVPYWIIKNSWGTDWPQGDQGYYYLRRGTNACGIAMDVSYANVAVD